Genomic segment of Candidatus Krumholzibacteriia bacterium:
CCCGACGAGATCGCCGACGCCTACTGCTTCCTGGCCTCCGACGAGTCGTCGTTCGTCAACGGCACGGTGTTGAGCGTCGACGGGGGGCTGATCTCGTGACCGGCGAGCGCAACGCGCGCATCACCGCCACCGGGATGTACGCGCCCGAGCGCGTGGTGCCGAACGCGTGGTTCGACGAGCAGCTGGGCGAGAACGTCAGCCAGTGGCTCGAGTCGAACCTGACGATCCGCGAGCGCCGCTGGGCGGCTCCCGACGAGAGCACGGCCGACCTGGTGGAGGCGGCGGCGCGGCGGATCCTCGATCGGGCCGGGGTGCGCCCGGTGGACCTGGACCTGATCATCGTGGCCACCGACACGCCCGAGTACGTGTCCCCGTCGACGGCCGTGGTCGTCCAGCACCGGCTCGGGGCCACCGCGGCCGGCAGCTTCGACGTGAACACGGCCTGTGCCGGCTTCGTGACCGCGGTCGACATGGGGGCGAAGTACATCCGCGCCGACGAGCAGTACCGGCGGGTGCTCGTGATCGGCGCCTACGCCATGAGCAAGTACCTCGATCCGACCGACAAGAAGACGGTGACGCTCTTCGCCGACGGCGCGGCGGGCGTGTTGCTCGAGGCCACGACCGGGGACCGGGGCTGGCTTGCGTCACGGCTGCACAGCGAGGGCCAGTACCACGACTGGATGGGGATCTACGCCGGCGGTACGCAGCAGCCCTGCGACGCCGACGTCGTCGCTCGCGGGGATCAGCGATTGCGTTTCGTGAAGAAGTTCCCGCCCGAGATCAATCCCGACACGTGGACGCGCATGGTCACCGAGACCGTCCACGCGGCCGGACACGAGATCGACGACATCGCTCTGATCGCGATCACGCAGATCAACATCAAGAGCATCCGCGAGACCATGGCGCGGCTGGGGCTGCCCATGGAGCGCACGCACACCGTGATGGATCGGTACGGATACACGGGTTCGGCCTGCATCCCGATGGTCCTTGCCGAAGCCGTCGACGCGGGTCGCCTGCGGCCGGGCGACCTGGTGGTCTTCATGGGATCGGGCGGCGGACTGGCCTTCGCCTGCGCCGCCTTCCGCTGGTAGATCGGAGCACTCCGTGGGCGCCAACGCGACCATCGGCTGGATCCTGGTTCTCGCCTACGCGGCGTTGATCCTGTTCTTCGTCGTGCGCGGTGCGCGCGGGAACCGGAACCTGTCGGACTATGCCCTCGGCAGCTTCGCCTTCTCGCCGGTGGCGGTGGGTCTGGCTCTGGCCGCGTCGATGACCAGCGCGGCCACCTTCATCATCAACCCCGGTTTCGTGGCGATCTTCGGGGTGAGCGCGGTCATCTCCTATGCAGTCGTCATCCCCGTGGCCGCGCTCACTTCGCTGGTCGTGCTCACCAAGGGATTCCGGCGGCACGGCTCGTCGGTGAAGGCGCTGAGCATGGCCCAGTGGATGGGCACGCGCTACGGAAGCCCCGGCTTCGCCCTGTTCTTCGGCTTCCTGTCGCTGCTGCTCGTGACCTTCATCGTGCTGATCGTGGTGGGCTTGACGAAGGTGATCTCGGCCACGCTCGGCGTGCCGGAGATGGGCACCCTGCTGGCGATCGTGGCCTTCGTGTTCGGCTACATGATGTTCGGCGGGGCCAACTCCATGGTCTACACGAACACGATCCAGGCACTGTTGATGGTCGTGGTGGCAGTGGTACTGCTCGGCTCGGGCTACGAGCACTTCTCCGAAGGCGTGCACGGATTCCTCGAGCGCCTGCGTGCGGTGGATCCGGCCCTCGTCGGCGTCACCAACCGAGACAGCTTCCTGTTCCGCGACCTGTACGAGATCGTCGCCGCCCAGCTGGTGGTGGGCGTGGCCATCGTGTGCCAGCCGCACATCATCACCAAGTCGCTGCTGCTGAAGTCCGAACGCGACGTGAACCGTTACCTGATCGTGGGTGTGGTGACCGAGATCCTGTTCTTCGCGGTGGTGATCGCGGGTCTGTACGCGCGGCTGGCCTTCCCCGACCTCACACTGAACGGCGAGGCCATTCCCATGGACGGGATCATTCCCGCCTACGTGGTGAACGAGCTACCCGTGTACGTGGGCATGGTCGTGGTCATGGGCCTGATCTCGGCCGGGCTGTCGACGCTGGAGGGCTTGATCCAGGCGCTGGCGACCACGATCACGGCCGATCTGGTCACGCCGCTGGCCGGTTCGGTGCTCCCGGCCGACGAGGATCGACGCGCGCACGTGCTGCTGGTGCTGAACCGGATCGCGATCGGACTGTTGGCCGTGGTGTCGGCCTGGCTGTCGTGGCAGCAGGTCGTGTCGCCCAAGCTGAGCGTGGCGATCTTCGCGCAGAACGGAGTGTATGCGTACTTCAGTGCCGCCTTCGTGCCGATCCTGTTCGGAATGTTCCTGAAGTCGACCCGTCGCGAGACCGCGATCGTGGCTTCGGTCACCGCCATCGTCGTCCACTTCGTCATGTACTACGGGCACGTTCCGGTCCCGGGAACCCTCGCGACTGGGGAGAATCCCGGTGTTGCGGCTGCCGTCGCGGTGATCAGCTCGCTGGTGGTCGGTGCCCTGGTGCAGATGGCGACCGGAAGGAGGCAACGTGTACCGGCCTGAGACCGACTGGTTGGCCCGCTGGGCGCTGTACACGCCGGACCGGCGCTTCCTCCGCGACCATACCCGCGACCGCGAGTGGAGCTTCGGCGAGGCACACGCACGCGTCGATGCTGTGGCGCGCTGGCTGCACGACGATCTGGGTCTGACCCGCGGCGACCGTCTCGCGGTGCTGTCGACCAATCGCGTCGAGACGGTGTTCGTGTTCCTGGCGTGTCAGCGTGAGGGCCTGATCCTGGTTCCGTTGAACTTCCGGCTGACGGCTCCGGAGATCGAACACCTCGTGCACGACGCCGAGCCGGGCGCGCTGCTCGTCGAGGACGCCCTGCGCGAGATCGTGGCGACGATCGAGGGCGGGCCGGCCGTCCACGGGATCGACACGGTGTCGCCGTTGCTCTTCGACGACGAGCCGGAACGGGCGCGTCCGAGCGGCGAGCCCGCGGATCTGGACGACGCGGTCATGATCCTGTACACGGCCGGCACGACCGGCGTGCCCAAGGGTGCGATGATCACCCACCGCATGCTCCTGTGGAACGCCATCAACACCGGGCTGCGGTTGGCGATCACCGAACGCGACCACACCCAGAGCTACGCGCCCTTCTTCCACACCGGGGGCTGGAACGTGCTGTTCACGCCCTTCCTGCTGCACGGGGCGTCGCACACGATCCTGAGCGGTTTCGATCCCGACCTCGTGCTCGAACTCATGGAGCGCGAGCGGACCACGCTGTTGTTCGGCGTGCCGACCATGCTGCAGATGATGGCCGAGAGCGATCGCTTCGACGTCGCCGACCTCGAGAGCGTCCGCTACGCGATCGTGGGCGGGGCGCCGATGCCCCTGCCGCTGATCGACCGCTGGCACGCGAAGGGCGTGCACATCCGGCAGGGATACGGACTGACCGAGGTCGGGCCGAACTGCTACTCGCTCAACGAGGAGGACGCCATCCGCAAACGCGGGTCGATCGGGCGGCCGAACTTCTTCCTCGACGTGCGGATCGTGGCCGAGGACGGCCGCGACTGTGAGGCCGACGAGGTGGGCGAGTTGTGGCTGCGCGGAGAAACGGTCACCCCCGGCTACTGGCGCAACCCCGAGGCCACGAAGGCCGCGATCACCGAGGACGGATGGTTCCGGACCGGCGATCTGGTGCGGCAGGACGACGAGGGCTTCACCTACGTCGTCGACCGCAAGAAGAACATGTTCATCAGCGGCGGCGAGAACGTCTATCCGGCCGAGGTCGAGCGCGTGCTCGGCCAGCACGAGGCCGTGCGTGACGTCGCCGTGATCGGCGTATCCGACCAGAAGTGGGGCGAGGTCGGGCACGCCTTCGTCGAGGTCCATCCGGGCCACGACTTCGATCTCGAAGCCCTGCGCGCGTTCTGCGACGGGAAGCTCGCGCGCTACAAGATTCCCCGTCACGTGAGCGTGATCGAGGCGATCCCCCGCAATGCGGCGGGGAAGGTCGACACGGCCGCGCTTCGGAATCTCGCCTGAACGCTTCCCAGGAGGGAACGATCATGAAGAGTCTGCGAATCCTGTTGGTGCTCGGCCTGGTGGTCGGCGGGCTCGGGCTGTCGGCCTGCGGCGACGACGACGACAACGGCGGCACCAACCCGAACCCGACGCCCGAGACGCCGCCCTGGGTGGGGAGCTGGGTCAGCGAGGGCGACAACGTCGCTCCGATCCTCGCTGCGGGCTTCGACATCGAGCGTGTCGAGGTCACCATGAACGAGGACGGTACGATCGGTCTCGTGCAGAAGGTCGTCGGCCAGCCCGAGACCACGAACAGCGGTGTGTACTCGGTGATCGAGTCCGACACCGGCGACATCCACGCGATCCAGATCTCCTACACGGGCAACCCGAGTTTCGACCAGGAGGGGATCATCCAGGTGATCGAGGGCGACCCCGACACCATGCGTCTCGAGGTCGTCCAGACCGTTCCGGACATCGGTGCCACTCCGCTGACGCCGGAAGAGGGATTCGGTGCGGACACGACGCTCGGCGACTCGAACATCCAGGTGTACGTGCGCCAGGACGAGCAGGACGACCCGGCCCCGGAGTCCGAGCCCTGGGAGGGGAGCTGGCTG
This window contains:
- a CDS encoding SDR family oxidoreductase gives rise to the protein PDEIADAYCFLASDESSFVNGTVLSVDGGLIS
- a CDS encoding ketoacyl-ACP synthase III, whose amino-acid sequence is MTGERNARITATGMYAPERVVPNAWFDEQLGENVSQWLESNLTIRERRWAAPDESTADLVEAAARRILDRAGVRPVDLDLIIVATDTPEYVSPSTAVVVQHRLGATAAGSFDVNTACAGFVTAVDMGAKYIRADEQYRRVLVIGAYAMSKYLDPTDKKTVTLFADGAAGVLLEATTGDRGWLASRLHSEGQYHDWMGIYAGGTQQPCDADVVARGDQRLRFVKKFPPEINPDTWTRMVTETVHAAGHEIDDIALIAITQINIKSIRETMARLGLPMERTHTVMDRYGYTGSACIPMVLAEAVDAGRLRPGDLVVFMGSGGGLAFACAAFRW
- a CDS encoding sodium:solute symporter, with product MGANATIGWILVLAYAALILFFVVRGARGNRNLSDYALGSFAFSPVAVGLALAASMTSAATFIINPGFVAIFGVSAVISYAVVIPVAALTSLVVLTKGFRRHGSSVKALSMAQWMGTRYGSPGFALFFGFLSLLLVTFIVLIVVGLTKVISATLGVPEMGTLLAIVAFVFGYMMFGGANSMVYTNTIQALLMVVVAVVLLGSGYEHFSEGVHGFLERLRAVDPALVGVTNRDSFLFRDLYEIVAAQLVVGVAIVCQPHIITKSLLLKSERDVNRYLIVGVVTEILFFAVVIAGLYARLAFPDLTLNGEAIPMDGIIPAYVVNELPVYVGMVVVMGLISAGLSTLEGLIQALATTITADLVTPLAGSVLPADEDRRAHVLLVLNRIAIGLLAVVSAWLSWQQVVSPKLSVAIFAQNGVYAYFSAAFVPILFGMFLKSTRRETAIVASVTAIVVHFVMYYGHVPVPGTLATGENPGVAAAVAVISSLVVGALVQMATGRRQRVPA
- a CDS encoding long-chain fatty acid--CoA ligase, whose amino-acid sequence is MYRPETDWLARWALYTPDRRFLRDHTRDREWSFGEAHARVDAVARWLHDDLGLTRGDRLAVLSTNRVETVFVFLACQREGLILVPLNFRLTAPEIEHLVHDAEPGALLVEDALREIVATIEGGPAVHGIDTVSPLLFDDEPERARPSGEPADLDDAVMILYTAGTTGVPKGAMITHRMLLWNAINTGLRLAITERDHTQSYAPFFHTGGWNVLFTPFLLHGASHTILSGFDPDLVLELMERERTTLLFGVPTMLQMMAESDRFDVADLESVRYAIVGGAPMPLPLIDRWHAKGVHIRQGYGLTEVGPNCYSLNEEDAIRKRGSIGRPNFFLDVRIVAEDGRDCEADEVGELWLRGETVTPGYWRNPEATKAAITEDGWFRTGDLVRQDDEGFTYVVDRKKNMFISGGENVYPAEVERVLGQHEAVRDVAVIGVSDQKWGEVGHAFVEVHPGHDFDLEALRAFCDGKLARYKIPRHVSVIEAIPRNAAGKVDTAALRNLA